The sequence GGACCTACTTCTATATTGATGGGATTAAAGTTCGTGGCTCTGCGAATCTTCCTAAGTCAGCAATTGAAGAGGTGAAAGTAATTACAGGTGGTGTTCCGGCCAACTACGGAGATGTAACTGGTGGGATTATTTCGATTACTACTAGGGGGCCTTCGGCAAAATACTTCGGTAGTATAGAGGGAGTAACTTCGGGGTTCTACTTCGCTGGTAAAGATCCGTTTGGTGAGCTCGCTGAAACAGAAGATTATACTGGTAAGGTATTCGGGTTTGATAAGTACGCATATAACCTAGTAGAAGGAATGGTCTCCGGTCCATTATGGATGCAGAAAGATTCAACTGGAGCCAGAACAAAACCTAGATTAGGATTTTTACTTTCTGTTAACTTGACTGATAGATTAGATACACGTCCATTAAGTGGAGGAAGTTATAGAATTAAGAAATCGGTTAGGGATGAATTGTTAGCTAATCCTCTTCGTCCTACTTCAACTGGACAAGGAACTTTTCACAATGCACTTTTCTTGAGATCAGACGATTTTGAGTCAACTCCTTTTAGAATGAATGCTAGAAACACGAATGTTTCAGCTCAACTTAAAGTAGATGTTAATACTGGACCATCTGTAAACCTTTCTTTTGGTGGATCAATGAACTATGTTTCTGGTAATAATTACTCTTATAGTAACTCACTATTGAACTTCTCTAATTTTGGAATTTCAAAATCTTTAGATTATAGAGTATTTGGTCGTTTAACTCAACGATTCCAAAATGATTCAGAGAACAGTTCAAAAATATCTAGTGCATACTACTCTTTAATGGTTGATTACACGAAAGAGAGAAATGACACGTATGATCCAAAGCATGGATATAATATCTTTAACTATGGTCACGTAGGAACATTCACTACAACAAGAGTTCCTTCTTATGCATTGAATCCTACTACAAATGCTTATGAGCATGATGGGTTTAGAGATGTTGAAGTTGCTTTCGAAGGATCTGAGACGAATTCATCTCTAGCGGCTATAACTTCTCAGTATTATAATATTTACGCTGGAAGTCCAGAAGATCACTACGAGAATTTATTCCAAATCCAACAAGGTAATGCATTGAGAAATGGTGATGCTCCTGGGAGTGTTTATAACATCTGGAGTAACATCGGAACACCTTATAATGGATTTAGTAAAACTGAAAATGACCAATTCCGTATAACAGGTTCTGGTTCTGCTAATATTGGTGATCACTCTTTATCTATTGGATTCGAATTTGAGAAGAGATGGGATAGAGGTTGGAGAAATGGTACTACTACAGGTGGTGGTGGTAACGGACCAATCGCAATTTTGACTATTGCCCGTCAATTAACA comes from Flavobacteriales bacterium and encodes:
- a CDS encoding TonB-dependent receptor plug domain-containing protein, with product MSYGFSQTGLGTIKGSIIDSKSKQPIEGVKVKISLNGTVKAGAYSDEKGKFQINSISPGSYVVNMSNDNAGYKPLQLEGVIVSSESITFLDDQEISIAKSVLEISEVTVVAYKVPLIDRNGGASGATITREDIARLPVRSAAGVARTVGGISTNEGSGSISVRGSRSDGTYFYIDGIKVRGSANLPKSAIEEVKVITGGVPANYGDVTGGIISITTRGPSAKYFGSIEGVTSGFYFAGKDPFGELAETEDYTGKVFGFDKYAYNLVEGMVSGPLWMQKDSTGARTKPRLGFLLSVNLTDRLDTRPLSGGSYRIKKSVRDELLANPLRPTSTGQGTFHNALFLRSDDFESTPFRMNARNTNVSAQLKVDVNTGPSVNLSFGGSMNYVSGNNYSYSNSLLNFSNFGISKSLDYRVFGRLTQRFQNDSENSSKISSAYYSLMVDYTKERNDTYDPKHGYNIFNYGHVGTFTTTRVPSYALNPTTNAYEHDGFRDVEVAFEGSETNSSLAAITSQYYNIYAGSPEDHYENLFQIQQGNALRNGDAPGSVYNIWSNIGTPYNGFSKTENDQFRITGSGSANIGDHSLSIGFEFEKRWDRGWRNGTTTGGGGNGPIAILTIARQLT